A region of the Drosophila subpulchrella strain 33 F10 #4 breed RU33 chromosome 3L, RU_Dsub_v1.1 Primary Assembly, whole genome shotgun sequence genome:
ACCCTAGAATTTTACAAGGTGAGTGGGGGTTTTGAGGGGATTACGTGCATCTACGTAATGGATAAAAGACTACTTTAAATTCCAGAAAAGAAAGATTTTCAAGAACCGAGTAGGAATTATTTGATATTATAGTTTTTGGGGGAAACCTATGAACCAGGATCAAAGCTTTCGGAAAAAGATATGATATATTATGTGATTTTTTGTGGTAATTGGGGATCTTCATATGGACTCCCCTctgttacaattttttttcaatattattttgCTGTATTATTGTAGAACAGAAATTGTTGataataggtattgattagaaTGTGTAAAAATAACAGCATGCCTAAAATCACTTCTTAGCTTGAACTTAGAAAGACGTCCGATTTAATGTGAAACCATTTCCTTATCAGACCATGTTCAAGGATACTTTATTAGTTAAAGATTTTATCATAAGATCATATTTAATGTTAGCCCCAATCCGACTATGAATTTacagaaccattttttaactAGTCAAAGATCCTTAAATATTGAATGTTTCATAGTAGATTTCAATTTAAGAAAACCCATGAATTCAAGTAACTCAAAGTAAAATCCCGTCTCAAAACCCTTGCAGAATCTCAAGAAGCAGCGATACCGCTTCAAGATTGTCATCAACGAACTGGAGCTGTCGAGTGCCGCCGCCCAACCGCCGCTGGAATACCAGGCCGCCCTGCTGGCCTTCATCAACTGCGTCATCATTTCGGCGGCCACTTTACAGGAGCGGATTCGCATTCGCAACGAATTTATAGGTGAGAGCGATTCCCACCATCTAATAtccaaaaagaaaagaaaaaaattatcaATTCGCAACAGTGGAGATAAACCCGCAAAAGTCAACGGGTCGTTCCCCTGCGATTGTTTGTGCCATTGGTGCTGTCTTCGATTTCATTGATTTGATTGATTTGCCCGCTGATCCAGTGCCCTTGACCGTATGTGCCCGACTGTCTGTTTGGCCAATATATACATacaatacatatatatatatatatattgtttgcATGTCGCAGAGACTCAGGTCCCTGGCTTTCATATTGCAGGCAGCCACACCAGCGACCCTCGGGGGCAGCTCGTTGACTTGAGGTTAGCTAATGATGGGTTCGAAGAGACCAAAATGCCAAATTGCAAATCGCCTTTGTCGAGCCGAGTAACCTTAGCACGTGCCGGCGATTTAGAGGCGCGTCTTTAAGCCAGTAATTGCTCTGCGTGCCATTTGAACTGGAGCTGGGAAAATCGGTCAAACGAACATTGTATACTTATTGCTGATTTATTAATTGTGGCGAAAATTGTCGGGTCATTGAGGACGTTCGCAAACGAAATCGTTTATTCGCTGGATAGCTGCCAGACTTTTTAAAGCTTATTTACACCTTAATGACTCGTTAAATTTCCATTATGCACATATCCATCTCATTGATCTTTGTTAATCTACTTTTGCACGTGATTATCTGTAATCTGAAGATTAACTCGATTTCATAAACCTTTTTTTGGTAGACTGTAATTTTAAGAGATTAGTACTCGTAGTTTATAAGAATACCCAAAGAacattaaaacatattttattatagtTTCAAAGTTGTTCTACAAAGGGATAACAAGATGAAACGTGACAAATTTTTAGGTGGTTGTCATAGATATCCAAAGAGTTGTACACCAAATCGTGTTTGAAGTTAGATCTTTAATATGTTTTGAACGTGCCTCAGAACCCCTTTAGATTTGTTTCTGCCTCATCTACAGATGAGTTTCAAGAGGAGAGAGTAAGCGCCCAATAAACAAAAAGTACTTAATATGTAACAAGATGTCTGTTGACAAACAAGGGACTCATTTACATCCTGTCAGTGGCAGATGCCACTCCCTCTGAAGCAGGGTTGTCCCTAGTTGTTCAAAGTTCATGAACTGCCTCCGAACTTCCCCAACCACCAACACGACCTCATCTCCCCTAGCGAACCCCTTCTAATACAGTAGAGTTTCATTAGTTCAAACTTCTTATCCATAAATGTGGGTGGTTAATTTACTATAtgtatatcatttaattttattttcaaattttaattatagaagagtttatatataaaatttatttgaatACCTTTTTCTTTATATATCCGTAAACTCAGAACGCTCCCTAAAGTTATAACAATATTTGTGATTGcgtaaaaaattaaatattcaagAATCATTCCTACAATTTTGTAGTAAGAAAAGTCCGTTTGTTATAGGCTAGCTTCACTGTACTCGCCAGTCGTCAACTCGACTTTCTGACTTTGATTGAGCGCGGTTGTGCGTGCCTGGTGGTTGTTGATTTCGATGTTTCCTTCTGCGCAGACGCAACACTGCCGAAATGTGGTGCACTGAGTGCCTGCGGCTGCACTTGCCTGAAAATGGGGGGAAGTGCAGGGGTAACTTTACCGAGAAGCGGCCTTTTTATTGttcttaattaaaataaattgagcTGCGCTTTTTCAGCATTACAAGAAGCGAACCCCAGTGACAAAGCAAAGAAGTAGCAAGACAAATTCGAAATCTCAACGGCTGCGACAAAATGTAAGTCACGCCGCAAGTCAGCGCCCCCGTAACTCCCCCATTTTCTGATTCTGATTGCGATCCCAAACCGATTCCTGGGGCATTCCTGAACGACACATTTGACAAGCAACGGCCGCACTTTGTTTGGCAATGAAACGAAGTATTCAGTTTCAAGGCTGTTGGCCCGACTTTGACTTTGTCTTCGCCCGTCGATTCAGTTCTTCTCAGCCTTTTCTGTTTGGCTTTCCAGGAACAACAGCCAACAACGCCCcgcaaatatttgcatttttcaATTCAAAAACTCTGCGAGGCTCTCGCTAATGCCACTTAAGTGCCCAATTATCGGCTCGGAGTGATTCCAATTCCCATTCTCCAACAGAGCCAACCATATAGCCATCATATCTGCTGTATGTCATCTGTCAGGCTGCGAGGCATTTGCCTGCCTCTGATTTATGCCCCATGATTTTCCACTTTGGCACGCAACAGTTCAGTTTTTCCCATAGTCTACCATAAATTTATTTGCTCAACTGTTTCGCTGgcaaaattcaatttcaattgATTTATAAATCATCAACAGATTTACTGTATTGAGTGAAGTATTTAAATCGTTTGCGAGAATTGATTTTCGAGCTGTTGAGTTAGTTGAGTCTCTTTGCCTGGCATGttattaaacaattaattGTGGACTTGGGCGTGTCCCCGATCTTAACAATTGTGTTGTACATTAATTCCCGCTCTTTTGGCTGCAGGGCATCGATGGTCGAGCTTGACCTCTactcaaaaagaaatactaaaaatatagtATAATATACTGAAGTATGCATGAGTATACCGATCAACGATCTCTCCTTCTAGTTAAGATCTCCCAACTTCCGaatatccaaaaaaaaaacaaagatcGGGACAAAGAAACTTTTActacacactcacacacagaaCCGCACACGCATTTTAATTGTACGCCTTTTatggatttcaatttcaaacaaataaaatgacAGCGGAGCGAAGTCGTAAAACGAAATTATGAACGTCAAGGCACCAAATAAGGCGGATCGAGGGGATCTGAGGGACATGTAGCACAGAAGCGACAACGACTTTCACGAGCTTTtcgcaattaattttttattgttattattattattacttataTTTACAACTCACGGATAGAAGTGTGCCTCTGTGTACGAGTGCATAAATTGATTGGTGAGTGCGCGAATAAAAGCAAAAAGGCGAAAAAACGAGCTTGACCGGAAGTCGGTCGGGATTCATGGGACATTGGGCGGGCCTTAGTTGATTTGCTGTCTATGGAAATCCCGCTTTTCGGGGGGGCAACGAATCATCTCTCTATTACACACAAGCAAGCAAGAGGGCcaggaaaaatattaaaataaacccATAAAGATATTGTCTTTGAagaatattttgatttttttcatACCCTAGGTACCATTTAAAggtaatttattattatctaTGAGTCATCGATCATTTTAGacaattttatgaaaatttacaatattgagtttaaatatatattaaccTTTATAACGCTATATTTAAGAACGATAaagatgttttatttattaaaaccaGAACTCCAAACCGTTTGACTAATAAACAATTAGAAACATGTAATATCTTTTATCTTATGTATCATATATTATGTATTTTCCAATAAAATTTCTTTCTTAACACCTCCCCCAATTAATAATTTCTATCTTCATCTTGCAGGTCTCAAAGTTTTGCCGCTGCTGAATAACCTAAGGTGAGTGTTGAAGTGCAGCGATCAGGAGGACGATCGATAAAAAACCAAAGACGAGACATTTTTAAGCACCTAGATTTGCTGAGGGCGTCGTTGATATTCCGATGCGAGCGTGTGAAGACCGCTTTGGGTGAAAAACCCTGAAAGTCTCCCACAATCAAGCGAATGAGTATCACAAACAGTTTAACGATTGCCGTTTGCCGCTTTTATGCTTTATTCGAATCGGACGCACATTTAATTTGCATGCGACTACATGAGCAGACGACCAACAAGACAAGATCAAGGTATTTGCTGATTTTGAATGGATTTTAATTtgctgctaaaaaaaaaactaaaaaaagcAGAGGATCTGAGGGCGGATCGCTAATGACCGCTCAAGACGCTTGTCAAATATTCGTCAAACTGGAGGAGAAGTCCATTTGAATGCCCCATCGGGTCTTATGCAAATAATTTGCGCCTCATTCGAGTCGACcaattaattcaatatttaatTAGTCAACAATAAATCAATTAGTCGGATCTCTGCGACTCACCCTTCAAAACGGGTTTATTTATGGGCCTCCGATTGACAAATTTGTGGCTCTGTGTCGATGGCTCGGAAACGAGGGAAACTAGCAAATTCAATTAATTTCTAAAATAGTTCAAGCCCAAAAGCGAACAATAACAAACAAGCTGTCCACATTGGCAGATTCCTCAGCTTGTCAGTGCGGAGCAGAGCTGACTAATTGATTGTCCCGGCCCATTTGTCTTGTGGCATTTTTCCATTCTCGAGTGAGGACCCCCTTCGGTTCTattgttattaaaattttaacgcGCACACATCAACGAAGTGCGTAGTTTCTGACgctatttaatttatttggaatttCGAATCGCTTTAAACGTTTTCATTCAGCCACAACGCGCTTTGATTTGAGACCGCCTTCGTGGGGAGCAGACCATTCGGACCATTGAAATTTATTGTAGACTCGACTCAGCGTAGCTTGGAAGCTGCCCAGATGCTTTAAGCTGATTTTAATTGTTCCCCTCATAATGAGTTCTAATCTAATCGAAATCCGTATCTGAGTTGTTTATCATTCCGAGAATGATGGATGTGCGCTAGTATCGAATTACCGTCAAACTCATAAATGtctgccaaaaataaactctAAAGTATCGCATTTCAGGGGGATTATTAGAACCGTGTCAAGAATAGGCATTTTGATTGCTGAAGTATTTTTATGGAGAGTCTGGGAAGCAggaaattgaattgaaaacaATGTTCTTAAGATCATGGTACTTAAACTTTGAAATGGGCGCGTTCTACGCAatggttttaaattgaaatattgATTCTAATTGGTTTTTCTAATAGCTTACCTACTCCTTACCAACTTTTTTTCTCAGCAAAGACAACTACGTTTTAAGCAACTTAcatttttctaaatttaaaatttcagttttgggaaacatatttaaaacatCTTCTTTGTGGTAGTATTTTAAAGATTAATAGAAATTCATTACCAAAACCACAAATTTTGATGCTTTGAACTGATACAAAAGAACGAgttacaaaaatagataatTATCATCACTTCAGTTTTCAATTAATAGtttaaaaatggaaaagtaatttcaatttataaattcaataataaaagTTCTTGAAATCAAGACAAAAGTGCTctcgaatttttttttacaaactaaccgaatttcaaatatatttaaaccTTATTGTGTTATTAGTAGTTTTAAACCACATTTCGGTTTTGAGAAATTATTTTTTCCGAGTGTAAAAAGACAACCAAaatagtaaaataaataaatatccaTTTTTCTTTAAACGGCAGCTTTAACTCCTTCCTCTCGGTTAGTTTTGGCTTCCGTTTAAAGTTTAGTAATTTGACGTTTTGGTTGCCCAATTTCCCTGGCCCTGCAAGTGAGCCCCCGCAACTCGCTACAGACCCGTGACAACTTCCGTGACGGACCAAAATAGAAACTGCTGGCCAAACAACAAAACAGTGGAGAATCACGTGCAAGTGTCCGGGTGTCCAATGTGCCCGATGGATGTTGACGAAGTTGCTCGACAAAATAGAAAAGAGGCCGCCTGGGCTGGGTGCTTCGCAAATACTGCGGGAAACTCCTGCGCGCGCAGCACGTGGCCGCCAAAAACAacaaggactcggatttttgGTCCGAGGCTCCGAGGCTCTCCGTGTGCCGCCAAAAGGCCAAAGCCATAGCTCAAATATGAGTCGTCGTGCCAGGCTGTCTCGTCCTCGTTATTGCCATTCTGGCCGTTCTCTCGTTCGAACCGCAATTCCGCGATTTTGGgaaagcaattaaaaaaaagtgccAGTCGATGTATGGATATCAATTGTCAAAAGGCCAAAAGAGGAGCTGCCAACAAGGACATTGCGCAAGGCTAACGATTTTGCACGCCGCTTAGAAAACATGGTCTGCCTCTAAAAACTGTTTGATTGCCAAGGCTGCGCCAGGCAGGCAACGTGGAGTCGTCAGCATCGCCCTCGCCGCCGCCATCCCTCTCATCGGAGTCCGCCTCCTCGGCGACGTCATCTTCCGTTTCCGCTTCCGGATCCGTGACGCCATCTCCATCGCCGTTGCACCTGCAGCGGCGGGTGACTTTCTGCGGCTCGCTGTCCCGTTACAGCTGCGCCGCCTTGCAACTGGTGCAGAATCTCAAGTGAGTGGGTCAGGGAGGTTCTTTCTCTTATTTTTCCTCTGGCAGCCTCCGGAGGTTACTCAATGTCAGTCGGGGAGTTTGTTGTTATCTATCGATTATGGCCAACGTCAACTACTTGTGGACATTTCCCATTCCCTTGGGGGTCATAAatatatctgtatatatatttattgcaAATACCTCTGCATTAATAAGAAATCAATTAAAAAGCTGCGAGAGTTGTCAACGACATACTAAACAAACAGAAACCTACAAGCTACAAATTGCCAACTGCAACTGGCTTGAATAATTAGTGCGGACTGACAGACGGAATGGCTTGGTTTTCCAGAACTTAACCCTCCAGTAACCAGAGGTACGTTCATCTCATTACAGAAAAGTCGCACAAAGTGTGGGCGATATCATCGTACAATTGGACGTATTCGTGGAGCAGCAGGAATGCGACGAGGCCCAGAGCCTTCAGGCGCCCGATGGCATCAATCTCAACTCGCATCTTGATGTTTTCTACGCAATTCTGCGACAGGTGAGTGCTGAGCCGACAGGTGCAACAGAGCGTATGCATTATTTCGACTTAACTGGCATTGCCACGCGAGTTACGTATACGCAAGGTGGTCATTGAGAATTGACCAAGGCTATGACCATGCGGGTGGATCAAGGACATATGCTAATGATGTCCCctcagaaaatttaattgactAGTACAAACACCAGGAAGTTCCTGGGAAATACAACATTcaggaaatttaaaaatactaacAAATTTAGCTTGtccttaaataatttaaattaaattaaacttgTTTAATGCTTATAAATGAAATTCCCGAACGGAACAGTTTAGAGTAAATTATTTACAAAATGATTTTACtcttaattataaataaatattaaactatTAAATAATGTAAGTAAATACATTTTGGTTAGAATTTTgatcaaatatatttcagttataagaataataatatattttggtattacattttcaaaaaagcCTTTTCTTCTAAACAGTTATATTGCCctataataacttttaattcatatattttatattccttTTTCTACAGGTGGCTGACACGCCGCAGGAAGTGCCATTCCTCAACATTCTGCAGCACCTGCTGCGCATCGATCCCAAGGAGCCGCTCAGCGACATCATCTGGGACACCACAGAGCGTCTGGTCCACCGCGCCACGCTCCTCGAGAGCCACGAGGATTCGGTGCGCCTGCTGCGCACGCCCAGTAGCCAGAAGTTCGCCTGCCAGAGTTGCCGCGGCAGCGATGCCAGCAGCCCCACCCGCAAGCCCTCCCaggcggtgggcgtggcagctaAGACCGCAGCTCCAACGCCGCCGCCACCCCCACCACCGGCGCCCATGGCCCCTGTTGCACCACCGCCCCCGCCTCCGCCGATAAACGGCCCAGCACCGCCACCCCCGCCACCGCCCATGATCAATGGTGGCGCCCTGCCCCCTCCACCGCCTCCGCCCTCGATGCAAATGGCATCGCGACCCAGGACACCGGATCCTTTGGCCGCGGAGTCCGCGGTGGCCACTGCCATATTGCTGCCCCAACAGGACACACCCGCCCCCAAGGCCAAGATGAAGACCATCAACTGGGGCAAGATTCCGCACAACAAGGTCCTGGGCAAGCAGAACATCTGGAGCATCGTGGCCAGCAACCACCAGGACAGCCCGATGCAGGACATCGACTGGAACGAGATGGAGGGACTCTTCTGCCTGCAAACCGCCAGTGCCCAGGGATCACCGAAGCTGGGAAGGGATGGCAACCAAGCCTCCTCCGGTTCCAATGGATGCGACACCCTCGATCGCAAGGCGAAGAAAGAGAGCACAGAGATCACGCTGCTTGACGGGAAGAGGAGTCTGAATGTCAACATATTCCTGAAGCAATTCCGCACCAGCAACGACGACATCATACAGTTGATAAGGCAGGGCGCCCACGAGGAGATCGGGGCGGAGAGACTGAGGGGTCTGCTGAAGATAATGCCCGAGGTGGATGAGCTGGACATGCTCAAGGGTTTCAATGGCGACAAGGGACGACTGGGCAATGCCGAGAAGTTCCTGCTACAGCTGCTCGAGGTTCCCAAGTAAGTAgttatctttataaaaaatatatactctATGATCTTATGAAAATTATCAAATAGATAAGATAATTACAAATATTGTTGTTAGATTTGCTagattaattaaaataagatATTCAATTTGTTCTGTCTAGGATCACAATAATTTCAATCATTAATATTATATCTTCTTTTCTGTAGCTACAAATTGCGCATCGAGAGCATGTTGCTCAAGGAGGAATTCGCAGCGAATGTGGCCTATCTGGAGCCCTGTATTAATGCCATGCTCTACGCTGGCGACGATCTGCTCAACAACAAGACCCTCCAAGAGGTCCTCTACATGGTCGTTGTGGCTGGCAACTTCCTCAACTCCGGCGGCTATGCGGGCAATGCAGCGGGTGTGAAGCTATCCTCACTGCAAAAACTCACAGACATCCGGGCGAATAAGCCCGGAATGAACCTCATACACTTTGTGGCCCTTCAGGCGGAGAAACGCAATCCCGAGTTGCTGCAATTTACGGCTCAACTGAGCACCCTTGAAAGTGCCAGCAAGTAAGTTCCCTCGATAAATTCCTTTAATAATCTCACACTCATCCCATGTATGTTTTGTGTCCTAAAGAACAACTTCAGAGCAGATAAACAATGAAATTAATACGCTCGATGGCAGGATCAGGAGAATAGCCAGGCAGATCGAGCAGCCTGCCACGGATGTAGACATCAAGGAGCAAATGGCCGACTTCCTGCAGGCCGCCGAATCCGAGCTAGCCGTCCTGCAGGCGGGCATGAAGCAGGTGGAGTCCCTGCGGCTCAAATTGTCCGAGTTCTTCTGCGACGACGCGGCCACCTTCCGACTGGAGGAGTGCTTTAAGATCTTCCAGAATTTCTGTGATAAGTTCAAGCAGGCGGTCAAGGAAAACGAACGACGCCaacagcaggagcagcaggccACTTTGAGGAGGAAACAGCGCGAGGAGCAGCTGGCCCGCAGAGCCAGGCAGAGTAAGTGCCTCCTAAGTCCTAGAACAGGATTTcgcatttttataaattcagAATTACGTTTAAGCCACGATTCCGACTTTTCAAGATTTGTTATGGGTTGGTAATTAATTTCTTATTCAATTCACAGTTGGTCAGGCTGGAACACCTGTGTCCGATTCGGAGCACTCCTTCCTAGGCGACGCCCTCTTCGACCCTAGGGCCAGTCCTGCTTTGAGTCGCAGGCACTTGGGATCCGGAGAGATCAGCAATGGTTTCATCCGCCTGGAACAGGACGGTGCCTCTCCGGACATCACCCCCAACGGCAGCCTGAGGCGCCGGCGCAGTCGAGTCCTGGCCGAGGAGGATGACCTCATGGAGTTCCTGCGCAGCTCGACCGGTCCCCACGATGGACACAACAGCCGGGAGCGAAAGGCGGCCTACGGCAGCTTGGATCGCTCGTGGGCTCGTCGAGCCCGCTCAGGAAGTTCCAGCCGAAAGCGACCCGATTTGCTCAACATTGACTTTGGCCTGGATCGCGAGCGGGCCAGCTCACCGGCTCCTCTTCTTCAGCAGCAGGCACAGGAGCGCCTCCAATCTCCGTTGGCCAGTGCAGCCGGCACGCCCACAACGGCAGCGAATACGCCCACGGGCAGTGGATCGGCGATTGCGCAGACGCAGCCCGTCAACGAGGATGCGAAACCAAGGTGAGaggtttttaaaatgttactTCAAATCAGaagaatttaaaaagttttaagtaAAGTAATATCCAAGGCATTCATcgaaaaattataaatgacTACTATCATATTACGTTTATTATATTCTTTCTTAAATTGCCAGTATTCCAGCACCTCAAggaagaatattttttatatacatttttagaactttaaaaataattattatatcaaaaggaattttaaaattttatgcatttaattaacttttaatatgtatctaaaaaaaaattgtcgaAAAGTGTCATATTTAACATCATATCATATTTAATCTTcaaccaattttaaaatattgataGGATAGTTTTAGGGAACTATTTATAGATTTTGAATATTGTTAATAATCatataatgttttttttatttgcagaATATCCCGTGAGTGGCGCCAGAAGATCGAGACCTGGCTGCAATCCAACGAGAGCGACGAGAAGCAGAACGAGGAGTACAGGCGCAAGCGTCGTCTGGTCAACGCCAATAGGCGATCGCTCGAAAACGAAACTGGTAGGATACCCCCTAAAATAGAGCACTCAAAAAACCCCAAGTTCTAACCCCTCTCTCCCACAGAAAACGAACGAAAACTGGACCCCTTGCCGGAGGAGAAGATCCTGCCTTCGACGACGACGGCTACGCCAACGAACACGCCCACGACCACTAATCCCACTAACTCCCATAACAGGCCGGATCAGGATTCCGGGAGGTACCAGCGCGTCTACGCCGACTGGAAGCCCTCGAAGACGCTCGAGCAGACGGACGTGGTGGCCAACCTGCAGGCCATCGCCGATGCCCAGCCCCAGGATGCACTGCGTCAGTACCGCCGCCAGCGGTCGCAGGATCAGCCGGGTCCCATAGCACTCCAATCGATAGCCGAAGAGGATCGCCGCAAGTCACTGATCCAGAAACTGGGCGAAAGGGACATGAGCAACGAGCGGTTGCAGATCTATATTAGAAGATCTTCCAGCAGAGATCTCCAGCCGGCGAAAGCGGAGGAGCCAGTACTGCCACCCAAGTCACCAAAGCCCCAGGTGTCGGATGACACCTTCGCCAGCCTGCTGAGCCATCACAAGAGCCAGAACGAGATGCAGGCCTCCTCCAAAGACGTGGATGCGGATAATATAGAAACGCCGCCGGTGAGCCGACGGGTGATAGCCACGCCCACCACCACAGTGGTCACGGTGAGCATGACAGACAAGCCCAaggcggcggcggaggagAAGATTAGCTCGGCGGAGCAGGATGCCCCGGGTCACTTTGATCGCCATGCCCTGGCCCGTCGCACGCGTCGGTACAAGAGACCCACGGACTACAGCAGTGGCAATGAGGAGTTGCTGACCACCAGCACACCGGAGACGAAGCCATCTCCCTCAAAGCCAGAGCAACCTACACCGGAGAAGTCCAAGCAAAAGGAGCGCACGATCAACAAGCTGGAGAAGGTGGGTCGTCACATAAGCTCCATCAACCAGGAGGACGTGAGGGAGGCCATCCGGAATCTCAAATCGCCCACGGGAACACCCGAGCGACCTTGGAGCCCGCCGCGAGAGATCACGCCCTCCAAACTAAAGCTCACCGCCAGCGGTCACCATGAGCTGAACGACGAGGGCTTCGAGGAGACCCAGAGCCTGGTGTCCGACACTCCGTCCCATGGAAAGGGTGAGAGCACCAACTCCTCCTGCAACGAAGGAGTCAACGAGACTCCAGCCCGTCAGCGTCCGCTGCAGAAGCAGAAGCCCACGACCACCAGCATCACCCAGATGGGCAGTCGCCTGGCCGATCGCCTGCAGCAGGCCAGGTTGAAGGGCTCCGGGTCCCCGGGAGCGACAGCCAGCAAGTCACAAAACCAAATCCCTGCCAACCAAACGGCAACGGTCAAGAGGAGTCTCTCCGCCAGCAGACCGCTGCGCATGCCCAATGGTCAGCCGCTGGCCAGTGCGGCGCCGCTAAGATCCGCATCCGCAGTGAGACGCTCACCGCAGGAGCAACAGGTCCTCGCTGGAGTGGAACGCAGTAGCTCGAGGAACAGTCTACGTTCCTCGCGATCATCCATCAACAGTGGAGCCTCCACACAGACGGTGGTGAGACGCCTCCCTGCCGTCCAGCGAACGGGAGCCACTGTGTCAGTGGACTCCTCGCCCAGCAAGAGGCCACTGGCTGCCCAGAATCTCCGACCTACGCCTGGTCGAGGAGTGCCAgccagcaggagcagcagtaGCGGCTCCAGCGTGGGACCCAGTGTGATACTGGTGCGCAGCAAGATGTCCAACACCGCTCCAAGGTCAAACATCAACGGCAGCACCAGCTTCAAGGAGAATCAGTCCCAATCCCAACCGCAGTCCCAGTCCCAGTCCCGGATGAGCGCCGCTCGCAGCGTGGTGCTGGTGAAGAATGCCCTgaaccagcagcagcaggccaGGATGAATGCCACCTCGAGTCCTCAGCAAAGGAGCAGTAGCAGCAGTCGATCCGTCAGCAGTTTCATGCGACCCACGGCCAGCAGTGCCACCAAGCGCCAGAAGTAGGGGGCACAGGGTTCAGTCCAGACCTCGTCCAAGTTAACGTCCCTAGTTTACACATGTTACAAACGCGAATGCATCCAACTCCAAGCCGTCCATGCGACAATTTCGAATTTCTATGCAGGATCTAAAACACAAATCAACACTCATAAATGTTACAGTTGAAATATTTTGAGATcttatatatacaaatctaAAGAAATCCCTGCACATTCCAACTGAAGGTCCGCGAATCCCTAATACAAAAGACACAAAACTTTCAAActcttaaatatatttgatcacaaaaaaagacaaaaatactAGCATGTACTACTCAACTAAAACTTAGGATAagcataaaaaatgttaaactCGTATTTTCCATATTTAACATATAGTTGTAGGCATTATTCGATTATACGATCACGTTAGGAGACTTTTTTATAGAAGCGCGTTGTTTACAAAGTGTGTAGTTGAAGAAA
Encoded here:
- the LOC119552572 gene encoding formin-J isoform X2 — encoded protein: MDSRIGLDYIVENRDYIAKLGAALDTQNATVKKQVFELLSALCAYSPDGYARAIETLEFYKNLKKQRYRFKIVINELELSSAAAQPPLEYQAALLAFINCVIISAATLQERIRIRNEFIGLKVLPLLNNLRLRQAGNVESSASPSPPPSLSSESASSATSSSVSASGSVTPSPSPLHLQRRVTFCGSLSRYSCAALQLVQNLKKVAQSVGDIIVQLDVFVEQQECDEAQSLQAPDGINLNSHLDVFYAILRQVADTPQEVPFLNILQHLLRIDPKEPLSDIIWDTTERLVHRATLLESHEDSVRLLRTPSSQKFACQSCRGSDASSPTRKPSQAVGVAAKTAAPTPPPPPPPAPMAPVAPPPPPPPINGPAPPPPPPPMINGGALPPPPPPPSMQMASRPRTPDPLAAESAVATAILLPQQDTPAPKAKMKTINWGKIPHNKVLGKQNIWSIVASNHQDSPMQDIDWNEMEGLFCLQTASAQGSPKLGRDGNQASSGSNGCDTLDRKAKKESTEITLLDGKRSLNVNIFLKQFRTSNDDIIQLIRQGAHEEIGAERLRGLLKIMPEVDELDMLKGFNGDKGRLGNAEKFLLQLLEVPNYKLRIESMLLKEEFAANVAYLEPCINAMLYAGDDLLNNKTLQEVLYMVVVAGNFLNSGGYAGNAAGVKLSSLQKLTDIRANKPGMNLIHFVALQAEKRNPELLQFTAQLSTLESASKTTSEQINNEINTLDGRIRRIARQIEQPATDVDIKEQMADFLQAAESELAVLQAGMKQVESLRLKLSEFFCDDAATFRLEECFKIFQNFCDKFKQAVKENERRQQQEQQATLRRKQREEQLARRARQIGQAGTPVSDSEHSFLGDALFDPRASPALSRRHLGSGEISNGFIRLEQDGASPDITPNGSLRRRRSRVLAEEDDLMEFLRSSTGPHDGHNSRERKAAYGSLDRSWARRARSGSSSRKRPDLLNIDFGLDRERASSPAPLLQQQAQERLQSPLASAAGTPTTAANTPTGSGSAIAQTQPVNEDAKPRISREWRQKIETWLQSNESDEKQNEEYRRKRRLVNANRRSLENETENERKLDPLPEEKILPSTTTATPTNTPTTTNPTNSHNRPDQDSGRYQRVYADWKPSKTLEQTDVVANLQAIADAQPQDALRQYRRQRSQDQPGPIALQSIAEEDRRKSLIQKLGERDMSNERLQIYIRRSSSRDLQPAKAEEPVLPPKSPKPQVSDDTFASLLSHHKSQNEMQASSKDVDADNIETPPVSRRVIATPTTTVVTVSMTDKPKAAAEEKISSAEQDAPGHFDRHALARRTRRYKRPTDYSSGNEELLTTSTPETKPSPSKPEQPTPEKSKQKERTINKLEKVGRHISSINQEDVREAIRNLKSPTGTPERPWSPPREITPSKLKLTASGHHELNDEGFEETQSLVSDTPSHGKGESTNSSCNEGVNETPARQRPLQKQKPTTTSITQMGSRLADRLQQARLKGSGSPGATASKSQNQIPANQTATVKRSLSASRPLRMPNGQPLASAAPLRSASAVRRSPQEQQVLAGVERSSSRNSLRSSRSSINSGASTQTVVRRLPAVQRTGATVSVDSSPSKRPLAAQNLRPTPGRGVPASRSSSSGSSVGPSVILVRSKMSNTAPRSNINGSTSFKENQSQSQPQSQSQSRMSAARSVVLVKNALNQQQQARMNATSSPQQRSSSSSRSVSSFMRPTASSATKRQK